A stretch of the Archangium violaceum genome encodes the following:
- a CDS encoding DUF4388 domain-containing protein — translation MRGLSGDFSTMPLKDLVAYLGSRRATGTLRVMRAGVRKLILLRDGQVLSASSNQPREFLGQFLINMGHLTEEHFSRAYATQRETRVPLGKILVMTGLVAEQTVRGTLTLKFRETLLDMFRWEEGEFSFDAGAVPEVEGVDARVELTDIHREGEFRETAWQAIRGAFPSGNLYLTVDESRLPEPPRPGTLDAKLVKRIREGLTLDEMTKVLHASDFLVYQRLYALYRLEAVKVQSKPPAGRQRPAPSEDEDEAQVVDVDVIGAESPTAEVIQAAQSFLENGNFRDGEALARRAHEMSATPETEELLRSAEAALLGALRREMLDKPQVPSLLVSTAQLKTTQLSAPERYLLSRIDGKRDLGAIISVSPLKELEALKYFQAFVDTGLVKLTPR, via the coding sequence ATGCGCGGTCTGTCAGGTGACTTCTCGACGATGCCCCTCAAGGATCTCGTCGCGTACCTGGGCAGCCGGCGGGCCACGGGAACGCTGAGGGTCATGCGGGCAGGCGTGCGCAAGCTCATCCTGCTGCGTGACGGGCAGGTGCTGAGCGCCAGTTCCAACCAGCCGCGCGAGTTCCTGGGCCAGTTCCTCATCAACATGGGGCACCTGACCGAGGAGCACTTCAGCAGGGCCTATGCCACCCAGCGCGAGACGCGGGTGCCGCTGGGGAAGATATTGGTGATGACCGGGCTGGTGGCCGAGCAGACGGTCCGCGGCACGCTCACCCTGAAGTTCCGGGAGACGCTGCTGGACATGTTCCGCTGGGAGGAGGGCGAGTTCTCCTTCGACGCGGGCGCGGTGCCAGAGGTGGAGGGCGTGGATGCGCGCGTGGAATTGACGGACATCCACCGGGAGGGCGAGTTCCGCGAGACGGCGTGGCAGGCCATCCGTGGGGCGTTCCCCTCGGGGAACCTGTACCTGACGGTGGACGAGAGCCGGCTGCCGGAGCCGCCCAGGCCGGGCACGCTGGACGCGAAGCTGGTGAAGCGCATCCGCGAGGGGCTGACGCTCGACGAGATGACCAAGGTGCTGCACGCCTCGGACTTCCTGGTGTACCAGCGGCTGTACGCGCTCTACCGGCTGGAGGCGGTGAAGGTGCAGAGCAAGCCACCGGCGGGGCGCCAGCGGCCCGCGCCGTCCGAGGACGAGGACGAGGCGCAGGTGGTGGACGTGGATGTGATCGGCGCCGAGTCCCCCACGGCCGAGGTCATCCAGGCGGCGCAGTCGTTCCTCGAGAACGGCAACTTCCGGGATGGCGAGGCGCTGGCGCGGCGGGCGCACGAGATGTCGGCCACGCCGGAGACGGAGGAGCTGCTGCGCTCGGCGGAGGCCGCGCTGTTGGGGGCGCTGCGCCGGGAGATGCTGGACAAGCCCCAGGTGCCCTCGCTGCTGGTCTCGACGGCGCAACTCAAGACGACGCAGCTCAGCGCGCCCGAGCGCTACCTGCTGTCACGCATCGATGGCAAACGCGATCTGGGAGCCATCATCAGCGTGTCCCCGCTGAAGGAGTTGGAAGCATTGAAGTACTTCCAAGCCTTCGTGGACACCGGGCTGGTGAAGCTCACCCCGCGGTGA
- a CDS encoding glutaredoxin family protein, with the protein MIVRLYSKPNCCLCDQAREVLERLRERLPFDLVEEDIRADPAAFAAWRYDIPVVIIDDRDTFKHRLVESEVEACLRRATNGTPVADSGAHGE; encoded by the coding sequence ATGATTGTCCGACTCTACTCGAAACCCAACTGTTGCCTCTGCGACCAGGCCAGGGAAGTGCTGGAGCGGCTACGCGAGCGCCTCCCCTTCGACCTGGTGGAGGAGGACATCCGGGCAGATCCCGCCGCCTTCGCCGCCTGGCGGTACGACATCCCGGTGGTCATCATCGACGACCGTGACACCTTCAAGCACCGCCTGGTGGAATCGGAGGTCGAGGCGTGTCTCCGTCGGGCGACAAATGGCACGCCAGTTGCTGATTCAGGTGCGCACGGGGAGTAA
- a CDS encoding response regulator, which yields MSSSGPIIRILVVDDHPVLREGLSAMIAGQSDMALIAEAENGEQALRAFREHQPDITLMDVRMPTMGGIDAITAIRTEFPTARIIVLTTYEGDAQALRAIKAGASGYLLKSMLRKELVETIRSVHAGRRRIAADIASEMAEHVADDELTARERDVLSYVAAGNANKEVAARMGISEETVKTHMKNVLTKLGARDRTHAVVVALKRGIIDI from the coding sequence ATGAGTTCCTCAGGCCCGATCATCCGCATCCTGGTCGTCGACGATCATCCGGTGCTGCGCGAAGGGCTCAGCGCCATGATCGCCGGGCAATCGGACATGGCGTTGATCGCCGAAGCGGAGAACGGCGAGCAGGCCTTGCGAGCCTTCCGCGAGCATCAGCCCGACATCACGCTGATGGATGTGCGGATGCCCACGATGGGAGGCATCGATGCGATCACGGCGATACGCACGGAGTTCCCGACGGCACGAATCATCGTCCTGACGACCTACGAGGGCGACGCACAGGCGCTGCGCGCCATCAAGGCCGGAGCATCCGGTTATCTGCTCAAGAGCATGCTGCGCAAGGAGTTGGTGGAGACGATACGCAGCGTGCATGCGGGACGTCGCCGCATCGCAGCGGACATCGCCTCCGAGATGGCCGAGCACGTGGCGGACGACGAGCTGACGGCACGAGAGCGTGACGTCCTGTCCTACGTCGCCGCCGGAAACGCCAACAAGGAAGTCGCCGCCCGGATGGGCATCTCCGAGGAGACGGTCAAGACGCACATGAAGAACGTCCTGACCAAGCTCGGTGCCAGGGACCGGACGCATGCGGTGGTTGTCGCGCTGAAGCGGGGAATCATCGACATCTGA
- a CDS encoding ABC transporter ATP-binding protein — MSEPAIDLVNVTRRFGPKSAVDGVSLTVQRGQVYGLIGPNGAGKTTTFSMMCGYLRPTGGTLRVMGVNPWVDGALKGKLGVLPQDAMLPGGWKVGPLLTYWARLSGLDRPEQEARESLEKVGLMEAWGVETHALSHGMAKRAALAQALMGRPPLVLLDEPTAGLDPRIANQVRQVIRELRDQHTTVVVSSHNLQELEQLCDAAAILDRGRLAQAGTMAELTSQAAEFRVQVASGTVIIPELQAIPGVTSARMEGETLLHVRFDGQSHKPEEVISRVVGHLLQTGVLILGVSRGHRLEERVLQLT, encoded by the coding sequence GTGAGCGAGCCGGCGATCGATCTCGTCAACGTCACCCGGCGCTTCGGCCCCAAGAGCGCGGTGGATGGGGTGAGCCTCACGGTGCAGAGGGGACAGGTGTACGGGCTCATCGGCCCCAACGGCGCCGGGAAAACGACCACGTTCTCCATGATGTGCGGCTACCTGCGTCCCACCGGAGGCACGCTGCGGGTGATGGGCGTGAATCCCTGGGTGGATGGGGCCCTCAAGGGAAAGCTCGGCGTGCTGCCCCAGGACGCGATGCTGCCCGGTGGTTGGAAGGTGGGGCCGCTGCTCACCTACTGGGCGCGGCTGAGTGGCCTGGACAGGCCCGAGCAGGAAGCGCGCGAGTCGCTCGAGAAGGTGGGCCTCATGGAGGCCTGGGGCGTGGAGACGCACGCGCTGTCGCACGGCATGGCCAAGCGCGCGGCCCTGGCGCAGGCCCTCATGGGCAGGCCGCCGCTGGTGCTGCTCGACGAGCCCACCGCCGGGTTGGATCCCCGCATCGCCAATCAGGTGCGGCAGGTCATCCGGGAGCTGAGGGATCAACACACGACGGTGGTGGTCTCCAGCCACAATCTCCAGGAGCTGGAGCAGTTGTGCGACGCGGCGGCCATCCTCGATCGGGGCAGGCTGGCCCAGGCCGGCACCATGGCCGAGCTCACCAGCCAGGCCGCCGAGTTCCGCGTCCAGGTGGCCAGTGGCACCGTCATCATCCCGGAGCTCCAGGCGATCCCCGGCGTCACTTCCGCGCGCATGGAGGGGGAGACGCTCCTGCACGTCCGCTTCGACGGACAGAGCCACAAACCCGAGGAGGTCATCAGCCGCGTGGTGGGCCACCTGCTGCAGACGGGGGTGCTCATCCTCGGCGTCTCGCGGGGCCATCGGCTGGAGGAGCGGGTGCTGCAGCTCACGTAG
- a CDS encoding penicillin-binding transpeptidase domain-containing protein, whose translation MTLSRAFPAMLLLPVFLLLVGADEGSADEGSARDGGTTPGAEVALLDAGTPDASVAEVAEQVDAGVMLGLVPPVPVPSREQDPPFARLRSLSMKQDVLARAKKDAQGRLVVPGPQGNVPLTIDPTLQSQLTHILTDYEVPYGAVVVLEPSTGRVLAMAEHSQAQPGLRGLSTRAVFPAASIFKIVTGTALLEAGVTPMDETCFHGGKRRLSEKLLEDSARDGQCHSLAEAMGKSANVVFAKLTQRYLSPDALKRAAARFHFNREISFPVPTDVSLAAVPEDDEFRLAQTGAGFGDVYLSPLHGALLASVAANKGVWREPILFEPDPNAPLPAGEQVLSPEVARDLTTLLEATVTRGTARRTFRERGMGVPGAVGKTGTLADRKPFRDYSWFVGFAPKDNPKVAVAAVIVNEPLWRIRATWLGREAMRLGLARLPPGSLTPAREETTPAEETPAEEESSDEELPAEEVAGTPAAPTAPGAKAAMTGP comes from the coding sequence ATGACGCTCTCCCGCGCCTTTCCGGCGATGCTTCTCCTTCCCGTGTTCCTCCTTCTCGTCGGCGCGGACGAAGGGAGCGCCGACGAAGGGAGCGCCCGGGATGGGGGAACGACGCCGGGGGCCGAGGTGGCGCTGCTGGATGCCGGGACGCCTGACGCTTCGGTCGCCGAAGTGGCGGAGCAGGTGGATGCCGGGGTGATGCTGGGGCTCGTTCCTCCCGTGCCGGTGCCCTCCCGCGAGCAGGATCCGCCCTTCGCCCGTTTGCGCTCGCTGTCCATGAAGCAGGACGTGCTCGCCCGGGCGAAGAAGGACGCCCAGGGACGGCTCGTGGTGCCGGGGCCCCAGGGCAACGTGCCGCTGACCATCGACCCGACGCTCCAGTCGCAGCTCACCCACATCCTCACGGACTACGAGGTGCCCTACGGCGCCGTGGTGGTGCTGGAGCCCTCCACGGGCCGCGTGCTGGCCATGGCCGAGCACTCGCAGGCGCAGCCGGGCCTGCGTGGGTTGTCCACGCGTGCCGTCTTCCCCGCGGCCAGCATCTTCAAGATCGTCACCGGCACCGCGCTGCTGGAGGCCGGCGTCACCCCCATGGACGAGACGTGCTTCCACGGCGGCAAACGGCGGCTCTCCGAGAAGCTGCTGGAGGACAGCGCGCGCGATGGCCAGTGCCATTCGTTGGCCGAGGCCATGGGCAAGAGCGCCAACGTCGTCTTCGCCAAGCTGACGCAGCGCTACCTGTCGCCCGACGCGCTGAAGCGCGCGGCGGCCCGCTTCCACTTCAACCGGGAGATCTCCTTCCCGGTGCCCACGGACGTGTCGCTCGCCGCCGTGCCGGAAGACGACGAGTTCCGCCTCGCGCAGACGGGCGCGGGCTTCGGGGACGTGTACCTCTCGCCGCTGCACGGCGCGCTGCTGGCGTCCGTGGCGGCCAACAAGGGCGTCTGGAGGGAGCCCATCCTCTTCGAGCCCGACCCGAACGCGCCGCTTCCGGCCGGCGAGCAGGTGCTGTCGCCCGAGGTGGCGCGCGACCTGACGACCCTCCTGGAGGCGACGGTGACCAGGGGCACCGCGCGCCGCACCTTCCGCGAGCGGGGCATGGGCGTGCCGGGCGCGGTGGGCAAGACGGGGACGCTGGCGGACCGCAAGCCCTTCCGGGACTACTCGTGGTTCGTGGGGTTCGCGCCCAAGGACAACCCGAAGGTGGCGGTGGCGGCGGTCATCGTCAACGAGCCGCTCTGGCGCATCCGGGCCACGTGGCTCGGCCGCGAGGCCATGCGTCTGGGCCTGGCGCGCCTGCCTCCGGGCTCGCTGACTCCCGCCAGGGAGGAGACGACGCCCGCCGAGGAGACTCCCGCGGAAGAGGAGTCCTCGGACGAGGAGCTGCCCGCAGAGGAGGTCGCCGGAACACCCGCCGCGCCCACCGCTCCGGGCGCGAAGGCGGCGATGACGGGCCCCTGA
- a CDS encoding sensor histidine kinase: MMDTTSHRRELSWHRWVLSWLCLFLSYGVTATARANDRDRGIGQDREGTLWVGTSGGLDCFRHSSLVLAEFPRGSHDFALAAGNDGAIWAGSTNRPLMRLHDKQVEFTELGEPVRCAYRDPEGTVWLGTSDGIWRIENDRPVRVATIPSQETFQQVQAMTKDAAGALWVAMSTGGLLRWKDGVWTRMDPQLGTTEVARIYSATTDARGRVWLGYHDNRIVMVDNGLVLRYGATEGLDVGLGTALRAGRRLWVGGQLGLVHFDGQRFHPLAVASSEPLRGVAGILEMPDGGLWIHAVPGIFQTWWFRASCLAVVLAGLWGLFLLRLRQMRVRMRGLLEERHRERERIARELHDTLLQGVQGVVLRLQSVAEMLPVGDPVRNAMEDALDRADNVLVESRDRVKDLRAASEHTRGLSHAFAKVGEEFGQDHSAGFHVVVEGQPTPLEPIVRDEVFRIGREALVNAFQHADAQRIEVALTYDCRELRLRVRDDGRGVDVEFLQAGGRPGHWGLSGMRERAKKIGARLDISCRSESGTEVELRVPARAAYLGAQKCAWRNRLGRIVGGGR, encoded by the coding sequence ATGATGGATACGACGAGCCACCGCAGGGAGCTGTCGTGGCACCGATGGGTCCTGTCGTGGCTCTGTCTGTTCCTGTCGTACGGCGTGACCGCCACCGCGCGGGCGAATGACCGCGACCGCGGCATCGGCCAGGACCGCGAAGGGACCCTCTGGGTCGGCACCAGTGGTGGTCTCGACTGCTTCCGTCACAGCTCGTTGGTGCTGGCGGAGTTTCCGCGCGGCTCACATGACTTCGCCCTGGCCGCGGGTAACGATGGGGCGATCTGGGCGGGCAGCACCAACCGGCCCCTGATGCGGCTGCACGACAAGCAGGTCGAGTTCACCGAGCTCGGTGAACCTGTCCGCTGCGCGTATCGCGATCCGGAAGGCACCGTGTGGTTGGGGACCTCGGACGGCATCTGGCGCATTGAAAACGACCGTCCCGTGCGCGTTGCCACGATTCCATCCCAAGAGACCTTTCAGCAGGTCCAGGCGATGACGAAGGACGCGGCCGGTGCGTTGTGGGTCGCGATGTCGACGGGCGGGCTGCTGCGCTGGAAGGACGGCGTGTGGACACGCATGGACCCACAGCTCGGCACGACCGAGGTGGCACGCATCTATTCCGCGACGACCGACGCGCGGGGCCGCGTCTGGCTGGGGTACCACGACAACAGGATCGTCATGGTCGACAACGGTCTCGTGCTCCGCTACGGCGCCACGGAGGGGCTCGACGTGGGACTGGGGACCGCGCTACGCGCCGGGCGGCGGTTGTGGGTGGGTGGGCAGCTCGGCCTCGTCCATTTCGACGGGCAGCGTTTCCATCCCCTGGCCGTGGCCAGCAGCGAGCCCCTGCGGGGTGTCGCCGGAATCCTGGAGATGCCCGATGGCGGGCTGTGGATCCATGCGGTGCCGGGCATCTTCCAGACGTGGTGGTTCCGTGCGTCGTGCCTCGCCGTGGTCCTGGCGGGCCTGTGGGGGTTGTTCCTGCTGCGATTGCGCCAGATGCGGGTGCGCATGCGCGGCCTGCTGGAGGAACGTCACCGCGAGCGAGAGCGCATCGCTCGCGAGTTGCACGACACGCTGTTACAGGGCGTTCAGGGGGTGGTCCTGCGCCTCCAGTCGGTGGCGGAGATGCTCCCGGTGGGAGACCCCGTGCGCAACGCGATGGAGGATGCGCTGGACCGGGCCGACAACGTTCTGGTCGAGAGTCGCGACCGGGTGAAGGATCTGCGCGCTGCTTCGGAGCATACCAGGGGCCTGTCCCATGCCTTCGCGAAGGTGGGTGAGGAGTTCGGGCAGGACCATTCCGCGGGCTTCCATGTGGTGGTGGAGGGGCAGCCCACGCCGTTGGAGCCGATCGTTCGCGACGAGGTCTTCCGCATCGGTCGCGAGGCGCTGGTGAACGCGTTCCAACATGCGGATGCGCAGCGGATCGAGGTGGCGCTCACCTATGACTGCCGGGAGCTCCGTCTGCGCGTCCGCGACGATGGACGCGGCGTCGATGTGGAATTCCTACAGGCCGGTGGACGGCCCGGACACTGGGGCCTGTCGGGAATGCGCGAGCGGGCGAAGAAGATCGGCGCGCGGCTCGACATCTCGTGCCGCAGCGAGTCCGGGACGGAAGTGGAGCTACGCGTGCCGGCCAGGGCCGCGTATCTCGGCGCTCAGAAGTGTGCCTGGCGCAACCGCTTGGGGCGCATCGTGGGGGGAGGCCGCTGA
- a CDS encoding sigma-54-dependent transcriptional regulator produces MDRIAVLVVDDEEQVRTFLAELLSSSGYQVRCASSGSQALEMLSGGSFDVVLLDVMMPEMSGLEVLRRYRASGGGAPVIVLSALSGAEDAMRAMKLGASDYLSKPFSNDELEDAMSRALGSRMPARQGTAGAQVASAATAREESSGERVLISHSPAMRRVRALVERIADTDVPVLLLGESGTGKEVIAREVHARSNRRNRPFIKVNCAALPGELLESELFGHERGAFTGATAEKPGKFELADQGTIFLDEIGEMAIRLQAKLLQVLQDEEFFRVGGKKSVRVDSRVVVATNRDLEREIELGNFREDLFYRLNVVAIRLPALRERPEDIVPLTDHFLKKYGRQYMSGVAELPPEVLRAFTEYEWPGNVRELENMVRRLCVLKDPTLVLDELRAGGRTPASAPSLPTSYAGDGDVEPPAPTLRVPVPAAMPAVTAAGAGGSVQVLEMPSRGVVPPVEVPVNQVAPVRYANPFDVPQPPPPPPSVPEGEMSLKDIGKRAAMLAEREAILAMLQRTAWNKRRAAGKLRISYKALLYKIKECGIVDPRATAEF; encoded by the coding sequence ATGGATCGGATCGCGGTGCTGGTGGTGGACGACGAGGAGCAGGTGCGGACGTTCCTCGCCGAGCTGCTCAGCAGCTCGGGGTACCAGGTGCGCTGCGCGTCGAGTGGCTCCCAGGCACTGGAGATGCTCTCCGGTGGCTCATTCGACGTGGTGCTGCTGGACGTGATGATGCCGGAGATGAGCGGGCTCGAGGTGTTGCGGCGCTACCGGGCCTCCGGAGGTGGCGCGCCCGTCATCGTGCTCTCGGCCCTTTCCGGGGCCGAGGACGCCATGCGCGCCATGAAGCTGGGCGCCAGCGACTATCTGTCCAAGCCCTTCAGCAATGACGAGCTGGAAGACGCGATGAGCCGGGCCCTGGGCAGCCGCATGCCGGCGAGGCAGGGCACCGCGGGCGCGCAGGTGGCGAGCGCGGCGACGGCCCGGGAGGAGTCGAGCGGGGAGCGTGTCCTCATCTCGCACTCGCCGGCCATGCGCCGGGTGCGCGCGTTGGTGGAGCGCATCGCGGACACGGACGTGCCCGTGCTGCTCCTGGGCGAGTCCGGTACGGGCAAGGAGGTGATTGCCCGCGAGGTCCACGCGCGCAGCAACCGGCGCAACCGTCCGTTCATCAAGGTGAACTGCGCGGCGCTGCCGGGCGAGCTGCTGGAGAGCGAGCTCTTCGGCCATGAGCGGGGCGCCTTCACCGGCGCGACGGCGGAGAAGCCGGGCAAGTTCGAGCTGGCGGACCAGGGCACCATCTTCCTGGACGAGATCGGCGAGATGGCCATCCGGCTGCAGGCCAAGCTGCTGCAGGTGCTGCAGGACGAGGAGTTCTTCCGGGTGGGCGGCAAGAAGAGCGTCCGGGTGGACAGCCGCGTGGTGGTGGCGACGAACCGCGACCTGGAGCGGGAGATCGAGCTGGGCAACTTCCGCGAGGACCTGTTCTACCGCCTGAACGTGGTGGCCATCCGGCTGCCGGCGCTGCGCGAGCGTCCCGAGGACATCGTTCCGCTGACGGACCACTTCCTGAAGAAGTACGGGCGGCAGTACATGAGCGGGGTGGCGGAGCTGCCGCCCGAGGTGCTGAGGGCCTTCACCGAGTACGAGTGGCCGGGCAACGTGCGCGAGCTGGAGAACATGGTGCGCCGGCTGTGCGTGCTGAAGGATCCGACGCTGGTGCTGGACGAGCTGCGAGCCGGGGGCAGGACGCCGGCGAGCGCGCCCTCGCTGCCGACGTCCTACGCGGGAGACGGGGACGTGGAGCCTCCCGCGCCGACGCTCCGGGTGCCGGTCCCCGCCGCGATGCCGGCGGTGACGGCGGCGGGAGCGGGTGGCTCGGTGCAGGTCCTGGAGATGCCGTCGCGAGGGGTGGTGCCGCCGGTGGAGGTGCCGGTGAATCAGGTGGCGCCGGTGCGCTACGCGAACCCGTTCGACGTGCCACAACCTCCGCCTCCGCCGCCGAGCGTGCCGGAGGGGGAGATGTCGCTGAAGGACATTGGCAAGCGGGCGGCGATGCTGGCCGAGCGCGAGGCGATCCTGGCGATGCTGCAGCGCACGGCCTGGAACAAGAGGAGAGCGGCGGGCAAGTTGCGCATCAGCTACAAGGCGCTGCTCTACAAGATCAAGGAATGCGGAATCGTGGACCCTAGGGCCACGGCCGAATTCTGA
- a CDS encoding AMP-binding protein yields MADAAVEVTYAQLRERTRRLAGMLRARGIGRGDVVAIVMDRGPAFVETAIAVWRSGAAYLPLAPAHPAAWREDVIRRVGRPWFRRRISIPIRCPRTGGARWTLRLSTSASGKRLRSLAFGCGTAARHG; encoded by the coding sequence ATGGCGGACGCGGCCGTCGAGGTGACGTACGCACAGCTACGGGAGCGGACCCGGCGCCTGGCCGGGATGCTGCGAGCCAGGGGAATCGGGCGCGGTGATGTGGTCGCGATCGTGATGGACCGCGGGCCCGCCTTCGTCGAGACCGCGATCGCCGTCTGGCGAAGCGGCGCGGCCTATCTCCCGCTGGCCCCCGCGCACCCGGCGGCATGGCGTGAGGACGTCATTCGGAGGGTGGGGCGGCCCTGGTTCCGGAGACGCATTTCCATTCCTATCCGATGCCCAAGGACTGGCGGCGCCCGCTGGACCCTCCGGCTGAGTACAAGCGCCTCAGGAAAGAGGCTCCGATCACTCGCGTTCGGGTGTGGGACGGCAGCACGCCATGGCTGA
- a CDS encoding ABC transporter permease: protein MNGLNEIAVIWGAECRRTVRSARAVVLLGLYSLISLVVLLVGALLRAWIQQMAEQAGGVLAPSEQMPTLVVVVFYLSILFLPLYVALMGFDQLSGEVGPRSIRYLTVRARRSSVLMGKFLAQTTILLGLVLALDLILCVYAWLSTPGFGFGAFVLNLFRFWVGTMVFSLAFLALTTLCSSFTTTPAVSLVFNFICILLAFCIWLAGLWFGRGEGHPLENIRYLSPMNYCTKLLDPEPLQFGGSALAYVVFALLFLGGAYTALRTRDL, encoded by the coding sequence TTGAACGGATTGAATGAAATCGCGGTGATCTGGGGCGCCGAATGCCGGCGCACCGTGCGCAGCGCGCGTGCGGTGGTGTTGCTCGGGCTCTACAGCCTGATCTCCCTGGTGGTGCTGCTGGTGGGGGCCCTCCTGCGCGCGTGGATCCAGCAGATGGCGGAGCAGGCTGGCGGCGTGCTCGCCCCCTCCGAGCAGATGCCCACCCTGGTGGTGGTGGTCTTCTACCTCAGCATCCTCTTCCTGCCCCTCTACGTGGCGTTGATGGGCTTCGATCAACTGAGCGGAGAGGTGGGGCCGCGCTCCATCCGCTACCTCACCGTGCGCGCTCGCCGCTCGTCGGTGCTGATGGGCAAGTTCCTCGCCCAGACCACGATCCTGCTGGGCCTGGTGCTCGCGCTGGATTTGATCCTCTGCGTCTACGCGTGGCTCTCGACGCCGGGCTTCGGCTTCGGCGCCTTCGTCCTCAATCTGTTCCGGTTCTGGGTGGGGACCATGGTCTTCTCCCTGGCCTTCCTGGCGCTCACCACCTTGTGCTCCAGCTTCACCACCACCCCCGCGGTGAGCCTGGTCTTCAACTTCATCTGCATCCTGCTCGCCTTCTGCATCTGGCTGGCCGGCCTGTGGTTCGGCCGCGGAGAGGGCCATCCGCTCGAGAACATCCGCTACCTGTCGCCCATGAACTACTGCACGAAGCTGCTCGACCCGGAGCCCCTGCAGTTCGGCGGGAGCGCCCTGGCCTATGTCGTCTTCGCGCTGCTCTTCCTGGGTGGCGCCTACACCGCCCTGCGCACGAGGGACCTGTGA
- a CDS encoding GGDEF domain-containing protein codes for MALKRKHKRAEQPLTVLVVEPRAGDLERTRVVLGEAGFRVVPVTRFDAAGPLFEAIRPDAVVLAAQPPDYAAISVARRLRQMGRGAVPMLYLVDSGEPETYRYCLEKGLCVDIVPRSGSGEELVLRLRAQLRLKAAVRRAIVPEDAGSAALRDPLTGLYTRAFLLELIALEMRRTERFGGTFSVVTGSLDDFRPLRKASGRTLAERLLVYSAVVFGQTVREADMVARVGEEEFAVLLPGTPAEGVPDVMARVSERFALARLQVEGRVLRPSLTLGAVSYPDVVGTPVQLLSSSLQALRRAREERRGAGAAGMGLTV; via the coding sequence GTGGCGTTGAAGCGCAAGCACAAAAGGGCGGAGCAGCCGCTGACGGTGCTGGTGGTGGAGCCGCGAGCGGGAGACCTGGAGAGGACCCGGGTCGTCCTGGGCGAGGCGGGCTTCCGGGTGGTGCCGGTGACGCGCTTCGACGCGGCGGGGCCATTGTTCGAGGCCATCCGCCCGGACGCGGTGGTGCTGGCGGCCCAGCCGCCGGACTACGCGGCGATTTCAGTGGCGCGACGGCTGCGGCAGATGGGCCGGGGCGCGGTGCCCATGCTGTACCTGGTGGACTCCGGGGAGCCGGAGACGTACCGCTACTGCCTGGAAAAGGGGCTGTGCGTGGACATCGTTCCGCGCTCCGGCTCGGGCGAGGAGTTGGTGCTGCGGTTGCGCGCCCAGCTGCGCCTGAAGGCGGCGGTGCGCCGGGCGATCGTCCCGGAGGACGCGGGCTCGGCGGCGCTGCGCGATCCGCTCACCGGGCTGTACACCCGCGCCTTCCTGCTGGAGCTCATCGCCCTGGAGATGAGGCGGACCGAGCGCTTCGGGGGCACCTTCTCGGTGGTGACGGGGTCGCTCGATGACTTCCGTCCCCTGCGCAAGGCGTCCGGCCGGACGCTGGCCGAGCGCCTGCTCGTCTACAGCGCGGTGGTGTTCGGCCAGACGGTGCGCGAGGCGGACATGGTGGCCCGGGTGGGCGAGGAGGAGTTCGCGGTGCTGCTGCCGGGGACTCCGGCGGAGGGCGTGCCGGACGTGATGGCGCGCGTGAGCGAGCGCTTCGCCCTGGCCCGGTTGCAGGTGGAGGGACGGGTGCTGCGCCCCTCGTTGACGCTGGGCGCGGTGAGCTATCCGGATGTGGTGGGGACGCCCGTGCAGTTGCTGAGCAGCTCGTTGCAGGCCCTTCGCAGGGCTCGCGAGGAGCGCCGGGGGGCAGGGGCGGCTGGGATGGGACTGACGGTTTGA